In the genome of Saprospira sp. CCB-QB6, one region contains:
- a CDS encoding transketolase family protein, which yields MLNDIKSIGKKSTRDGFGDGLQALGQTNPNVVGLCADLIGSLKMDAFIEEHPERFFQVGIAEANMMGLAAGLATAGKIPYAATFANFATGRVYDQIRQSIAYSHKNVKICASHAGLTLGEDGATHQILEDIGLMKMLPGMTVVNPCDYAQTKAATIAIADHDGPVYLRFGRPGWPRFTEDMPFELGKALVMAEGTDLTIFATGHLVWKAVEAAKALAEEGISVELINIHTIKPLDEEAVLASAAKTKAVVTAEEHNIYGGLGESIAGLLARKLPTPIEMVGVKDSFGESGTVAELMTKYGLDAVNVIEAAKKVLARK from the coding sequence ATGCTAAATGATATTAAAAGCATCGGCAAAAAGTCGACCCGCGACGGTTTTGGCGATGGACTTCAGGCTTTGGGCCAAACGAATCCCAATGTTGTGGGCCTTTGCGCTGATCTAATTGGCTCTCTAAAAATGGATGCCTTTATTGAGGAACATCCTGAGCGTTTTTTTCAAGTTGGAATTGCCGAGGCCAATATGATGGGCTTAGCGGCTGGTTTGGCTACAGCAGGCAAAATTCCCTATGCGGCTACTTTTGCCAACTTTGCCACTGGCCGAGTGTATGACCAAATTCGCCAGTCCATTGCTTATTCACATAAAAATGTGAAAATCTGCGCTTCGCATGCGGGATTGACGCTAGGGGAAGATGGAGCCACGCACCAAATTCTAGAAGATATTGGCCTAATGAAGATGTTGCCTGGGATGACGGTCGTTAATCCTTGTGATTATGCCCAAACCAAGGCCGCAACTATTGCTATTGCCGATCATGATGGTCCCGTTTATCTTCGTTTTGGCCGCCCAGGTTGGCCCCGATTTACCGAAGATATGCCCTTTGAGTTGGGTAAGGCTTTGGTGATGGCTGAAGGAACGGATTTGACCATTTTTGCTACGGGACACCTGGTCTGGAAAGCCGTAGAGGCCGCCAAAGCCCTAGCTGAAGAAGGCATTAGTGTCGAACTAATTAACATTCATACGATCAAGCCCCTAGATGAAGAGGCAGTTTTGGCTTCTGCAGCCAAAACTAAGGCCGTCGTTACTGCTGAAGAGCATAACATTTATGGTGGCTTGGGCGAGAGCATCGCCGGCCTTTTGGCCCGCAAACTTCCTACTCCTATCGAAATGGTGGGCGTAAAGGATAGCTTTGGTGAAAGTGGTACCGTTGCCGAACTTATGACTAAATATGGCCTAGATGCCGTAAATGTCATCGAAGCTGCTAAAAAGGTCTTGGCCCGTAAATAA
- a CDS encoding COX15/CtaA family protein, translating to MEHKKLRLPKAVSLWLLIGVVMVFAQVVIGGITRLTDSGLSITEWNVIKGVLPPIGEEQWTVAFEKYQKHTIQYESIHADMTLSEFKFIYFWEYFHRLWARSMGFVFLFPFLYFWRKKWLPAGLKRKLGGVIALAALAAVFGWIMVSSGLNTEEYVWVNAYRLTTHLSIAISLLALLFWASLKVWQPETQDAYHRVLRKRAWQITALIGLQLVLGGLMSGMKAGYVAPHFPHMDVAADGSWQWFSDVLYQSEEWKWENLLRYNKNAFAPALIQVFHRFTAYALAILIPLLAWRIHRSKVSARLRGANILLLFVLAMQIGLGIFTVINSLGGSEIFPTLGVLHQAGGMLLLLAMLYLNYQFSEGGYLAKKSLKTTKTEAETIA from the coding sequence ATGGAACATAAAAAATTGCGGCTTCCCAAGGCCGTCAGCCTTTGGTTATTGATTGGGGTAGTAATGGTATTTGCGCAGGTGGTAATTGGTGGAATCACGCGTTTGACGGATTCTGGTTTGTCGATTACCGAGTGGAATGTGATTAAGGGCGTTTTGCCGCCGATAGGAGAGGAGCAGTGGACTGTTGCCTTTGAGAAGTACCAAAAACACACGATTCAGTATGAGAGTATTCATGCGGATATGACGCTTTCGGAATTTAAGTTCATTTATTTTTGGGAGTATTTCCATCGTTTGTGGGCGCGAAGCATGGGCTTTGTTTTTCTGTTTCCCTTTTTGTATTTCTGGCGTAAAAAATGGCTACCTGCAGGCCTAAAGAGAAAGTTGGGTGGGGTGATTGCCTTAGCAGCTTTAGCGGCTGTTTTTGGTTGGATTATGGTTAGTTCTGGCTTGAACACCGAAGAATACGTTTGGGTAAATGCCTATCGATTGACCACACATTTGTCTATTGCAATTAGTTTGTTGGCCTTATTATTTTGGGCCAGTTTAAAAGTTTGGCAGCCAGAGACCCAAGATGCTTATCATCGGGTATTGCGGAAGCGGGCTTGGCAAATCACAGCTTTAATTGGCCTACAATTGGTCCTTGGTGGCTTGATGTCGGGCATGAAAGCAGGTTATGTAGCGCCTCATTTTCCGCATATGGATGTGGCCGCAGATGGGAGTTGGCAGTGGTTCTCAGATGTTTTATATCAATCGGAAGAATGGAAATGGGAAAACCTGTTGCGCTATAACAAAAATGCCTTTGCCCCAGCTTTAATTCAGGTTTTTCATCGCTTTACGGCTTATGCTTTAGCGATATTGATTCCCTTATTGGCTTGGCGGATTCATCGCTCTAAGGTTTCGGCTCGCTTGAGAGGGGCCAATATTCTTTTGTTGTTCGTATTGGCTATGCAGATTGGTCTGGGCATTTTTACCGTGATAAACAGCTTGGGCGGCTCTGAAATTTTCCCAACTCTAGGCGTTTTGCATCAGGCGGGAGGAATGTTGCTCTTGTTGGCGATGTTGTACCTCAATTATCAGTTTAGTGAAGGAGGTTATTTGGCTAAAAAAAGTCTGAAAACGACAAAAACAGAGGCGGAAACAATAGCTTAA
- a CDS encoding Glu/Leu/Phe/Val dehydrogenase dimerization domain-containing protein: MEQLLKQYKEQTPEIVFEWSDAETEAKGWVVINSLRGGAAGGGTRMRKGLNKEEVISLAKVMEVKFSVCGPNIGGAKSGINFDPNDPRREEVLKRWYKAVIPLLKNYYGTGGDLNVDELKDVIPITQDLGLWHPQEGIVNGHLQPTGGERIAALGQLRLGVSKIIEDPNYIPETEEKLAIADMVTGYGVAEAVLHYYDLYHGESVKDKKVIIQGWGNVASAAAFYFAKNGAKIVGIIDVAGGIIAPEGLSYEEVVNLFLNKKGNKLQSEQLIPFEEAQQAIWDVPADIFIPGAASKLVTAEQVQRLQKGGLKVMSCGANVPFVDDQVFFGPTAKQTDEELSLIPDFIANCGMARVFAYLMKSREALTDAAIFEDISWTIRQALEEVKARNNSPYQLSTTALTLALEKLT, translated from the coding sequence ATGGAACAACTACTAAAACAGTACAAAGAGCAGACCCCCGAAATCGTATTTGAGTGGTCTGATGCAGAAACCGAAGCCAAAGGCTGGGTCGTTATTAACTCCTTGAGAGGGGGCGCTGCTGGGGGCGGAACTCGCATGCGCAAAGGCTTGAACAAAGAAGAGGTTATTTCTTTGGCCAAGGTCATGGAAGTTAAATTTTCGGTTTGTGGGCCTAATATTGGGGGCGCAAAATCGGGAATCAACTTTGATCCTAATGACCCTAGACGAGAAGAAGTCTTGAAGCGCTGGTATAAGGCCGTAATTCCTTTGTTGAAAAACTATTATGGAACGGGAGGCGACTTGAATGTGGATGAGCTCAAGGATGTTATTCCAATTACGCAAGATTTGGGTTTGTGGCACCCACAAGAAGGGATTGTCAATGGGCATTTGCAGCCTACGGGCGGTGAGCGCATTGCGGCTTTGGGCCAATTGCGTTTGGGCGTTTCAAAAATTATTGAGGACCCTAACTATATTCCAGAAACCGAAGAAAAATTGGCTATTGCTGATATGGTTACTGGTTATGGGGTTGCAGAGGCCGTTTTGCATTACTATGATTTATATCATGGAGAGTCTGTAAAAGATAAAAAAGTAATTATTCAGGGCTGGGGGAATGTTGCCTCGGCTGCAGCCTTCTATTTTGCAAAAAATGGAGCGAAAATTGTGGGAATTATTGATGTTGCAGGCGGGATAATTGCGCCAGAGGGATTGAGTTATGAGGAAGTGGTCAACTTATTCCTAAACAAGAAGGGCAATAAGTTACAATCTGAGCAACTAATTCCTTTTGAAGAAGCTCAGCAAGCTATTTGGGATGTTCCTGCGGATATTTTTATTCCGGGTGCAGCTTCAAAATTAGTGACCGCAGAGCAAGTGCAGCGTCTACAGAAAGGAGGCCTTAAAGTGATGTCTTGCGGGGCGAATGTTCCCTTTGTAGATGATCAGGTCTTTTTTGGTCCAACAGCCAAGCAAACAGACGAAGAACTTAGCTTGATTCCTGATTTTATTGCCAACTGTGGAATGGCTCGCGTATTTGCCTACTTGATGAAAAGCCGCGAAGCCTTGACAGATGCCGCTATTTTTGAGGACATTTCCTGGACAATTCGTCAGGCCTTAGAAGAGGTAAAAGCGAGAAATAATTCGCCTTATCAGCTCTCTACTACGGCACTCACTTTGGCCCTAGAAAAACTGACCTAA
- a CDS encoding OmpA family protein yields MQITKHLMKGALALALSFGVWTPSQGQISVNPTDDQFVSKKYESQHAEWKKGESQFPGRPRDMWQLGVGAGSFLVSGDVKSQFGWGASVHVRKSLGYVMSLKAEYMFGQASGLNYQASSQNAYQDIEPFTTQYAGPNTVFYSNYKIPQYHALSLQSVFNLNNIKFHKKSNKWSLNLIIGLGVNMYRTTTNALDANGNAYDFSRVALDANGDPIDLSTLSGRREVRNNIKGILDDDYETSAQQNSNNIFTFGEDGKKMAVNPFMNVGLSLEYLITPRLSLALEHQGFISVDDYIDAKQKNETGDFTSNIDIPHYTSIRLGFHLGKKDKRIQPLWFVNPLVYPMSDVADLKKKLDDDLFNDDDNDGVPNKIDEEPDTPENAIVDTKGRTMDSDGDDIPDHLDKEPFSPPGYKVDEDGVAAVPKPLTPEDVKVLGDNERLVIGDETFDPLGGGGKGMLNDWYLPMIHFDLDKYKLRPEAYEQLRHIARVMQAYPDLKVVVHGHTDVRASDEYNDRLSYNRAMTAIDYIVNQYEIDRSRFIAKFNGEASNLIPSAAGEQEHFMNRRVEFYIAEDGETEAPKPEGDGGRNRNWKY; encoded by the coding sequence ATGCAAATTACTAAACACCTCATGAAAGGAGCCTTGGCCCTTGCCCTAAGTTTTGGGGTCTGGACTCCGTCTCAGGGACAAATATCTGTGAACCCGACAGATGACCAATTTGTCTCTAAAAAATATGAAAGCCAACATGCTGAGTGGAAAAAAGGCGAAAGCCAGTTCCCCGGTCGTCCACGCGACATGTGGCAATTGGGCGTAGGCGCAGGTAGCTTCCTCGTTAGCGGCGATGTTAAATCGCAGTTCGGCTGGGGCGCTAGCGTTCATGTTCGCAAATCACTAGGCTATGTAATGTCGCTAAAAGCGGAATATATGTTTGGCCAAGCTAGTGGTTTGAACTATCAGGCTTCTAGCCAAAATGCCTACCAAGATATTGAGCCTTTTACAACTCAATATGCTGGGCCTAACACGGTCTTCTACTCGAACTATAAAATTCCGCAGTACCACGCACTTTCTTTGCAGTCGGTCTTCAACTTGAATAACATCAAGTTTCACAAGAAGAGCAATAAGTGGAGCCTTAACCTAATTATTGGTTTGGGGGTTAACATGTATCGCACCACCACAAATGCACTAGATGCAAACGGCAATGCCTATGACTTTAGCCGCGTAGCATTAGATGCTAATGGCGATCCTATCGATTTGTCTACGCTTTCTGGCCGCCGCGAGGTACGTAACAACATCAAAGGTATCCTAGATGATGATTACGAAACTTCTGCACAACAGAATAGCAATAACATCTTTACTTTTGGCGAAGATGGAAAGAAAATGGCTGTAAATCCCTTTATGAATGTGGGACTTAGCCTAGAGTATCTCATTACACCTCGTCTCTCTTTGGCCCTAGAACATCAAGGGTTTATCTCTGTAGATGACTATATCGATGCCAAACAGAAAAACGAAACAGGTGACTTCACCTCAAATATTGATATTCCTCACTACACTTCTATCCGCCTAGGTTTCCACTTGGGCAAAAAGGATAAGCGCATCCAGCCGCTTTGGTTCGTGAACCCCTTGGTTTACCCCATGTCTGATGTAGCTGATCTTAAAAAGAAGTTGGATGACGATCTTTTCAATGATGATGATAATGATGGTGTACCCAACAAAATTGATGAAGAACCCGATACCCCCGAAAATGCTATCGTAGATACTAAGGGACGTACTATGGATTCTGATGGCGATGATATTCCCGATCACCTCGATAAAGAACCTTTCTCTCCTCCCGGATACAAAGTGGACGAAGATGGGGTGGCCGCTGTGCCTAAACCTCTTACTCCCGAAGATGTAAAAGTACTTGGCGATAACGAACGCCTCGTAATCGGTGACGAAACTTTTGATCCTTTAGGTGGTGGCGGAAAAGGTATGCTCAACGATTGGTATTTGCCTATGATCCACTTTGATCTCGATAAGTATAAGTTGCGCCCAGAAGCCTATGAGCAACTCCGCCATATCGCTCGCGTAATGCAGGCTTATCCCGATCTTAAAGTAGTTGTACACGGTCATACCGACGTTCGCGCTAGCGATGAGTACAATGATCGCCTATCTTATAACCGCGCCATGACGGCTATTGATTATATTGTAAACCAATACGAAATTGATCGCAGCCGCTTTATCGCTAAGTTCAACGGAGAGGCCTCTAACTTGATCCCCTCTGCTGCTGGCGAGCAAGAACACTTTATGAACCGCCGTGTAGAATTCTACATCGCGGAAGATGGCGAAACAGAAGCGCCTAAACCAGAAGGTGATGGCGGACGTAATCGCAACTGGAAGTACTAG
- a CDS encoding arginase, translating into MLSSSCIPSALQAAQFSDWQLGAQIRQLSFWTQKQQPAPPSLILVSLGQRPQQEGFRKALYSLQAIFPSQSQLILDLGYLPHPQALSFVLEQPLVQNSCLLLLDPEEQAFPTLTKQLNSKASSIIDQNLIYQEAQSSYLNQLQINGNFAFLGYQSHYCPKNSLISLQEAGAWTQRLGLLQSQLSEIEPSFRESQQLLFRLNSLAQNGFLNPQSPEPNGWTNKEACQIMSYAGLSDNIQLLCLQNFRADYQASPLAAKLLAQMCWYFWSAFKERLAEGIPPLHELKRYALQLPQDNLPLSFYQSLRSGRWWFSLDKEEENARLLACSEKDYLLACKGQISERIFWSARQL; encoded by the coding sequence ATGCTTAGTTCTAGTTGTATCCCCTCCGCTCTTCAAGCCGCTCAATTTTCTGATTGGCAATTGGGCGCCCAAATTCGCCAGCTTTCTTTTTGGACCCAAAAACAACAACCCGCCCCACCTTCATTAATTTTAGTCAGTTTAGGCCAACGCCCCCAACAAGAAGGCTTCCGCAAAGCACTTTATAGTTTGCAGGCTATTTTTCCCAGCCAAAGCCAACTCATTCTAGATTTGGGCTATTTGCCCCATCCGCAGGCGCTCTCTTTTGTACTGGAGCAGCCTTTGGTCCAAAATAGCTGCTTGCTCCTACTCGACCCCGAAGAGCAAGCCTTCCCAACATTAACCAAACAGCTCAACAGCAAGGCCTCTAGCATCATTGACCAAAACCTCATTTATCAAGAAGCGCAAAGCAGTTACCTCAACCAGCTACAAATCAATGGCAATTTTGCCTTTTTGGGCTACCAAAGCCATTATTGCCCAAAAAATAGCTTAATTAGTCTGCAAGAGGCTGGGGCCTGGACCCAACGATTGGGCCTCCTTCAAAGCCAACTTTCTGAAATAGAGCCCAGCTTTAGAGAAAGTCAACAGCTGCTTTTTCGCCTAAATAGTTTGGCCCAAAATGGCTTTTTAAATCCCCAATCTCCAGAGCCAAATGGTTGGACCAATAAAGAGGCCTGCCAAATTATGAGCTATGCTGGCCTTTCAGACAATATTCAGTTGCTCTGTCTCCAAAACTTCCGAGCAGATTATCAGGCCTCTCCCCTAGCGGCAAAACTATTGGCCCAAATGTGCTGGTATTTTTGGTCCGCCTTTAAAGAACGATTGGCGGAGGGAATTCCCCCACTGCATGAACTGAAACGCTATGCCCTACAACTGCCTCAAGACAATCTTCCCCTCTCCTTTTATCAATCTCTTCGTAGTGGTCGCTGGTGGTTTAGTCTAGACAAAGAAGAGGAAAATGCCCGATTGTTAGCCTGCAGCGAAAAAGATTATCTCTTGGCTTGTAAGGGCCAAATTTCGGAACGCATTTTTTGGTCCGCTCGACAGCTTTAA
- a CDS encoding ComF family protein — translation MLEPLLQLFYPRLCLACQRQPLQRQQKALCTACQYKIKPTNYHLLEENPVAERFWGRLPIARASTAYHFVKGGLLQRLIHELKYGHRPEIGEELGRTYGQLLVQEPFWKSVDYIIPVPLHPKKRHQRGYNQAARWAAGLSESLGVPWSEKFLLRASYTESQTRKSREERFANVSEAFVLRQADKLRHKHIMLVDDVMTTGATIEACAKHLLQAQISLSVVCIALAP, via the coding sequence ATGTTAGAACCTCTATTGCAGTTATTTTATCCCCGTTTATGTTTAGCTTGTCAGCGGCAGCCCTTGCAGCGGCAGCAGAAGGCCCTTTGTACGGCTTGTCAGTATAAGATTAAGCCTACGAATTATCATTTATTGGAAGAAAACCCCGTGGCTGAGCGCTTTTGGGGGCGCTTACCTATTGCTAGGGCGAGTACGGCCTATCATTTTGTAAAAGGAGGGCTTTTGCAGCGCTTGATACATGAATTAAAATATGGGCATCGGCCAGAGATTGGAGAGGAGTTGGGGCGAACCTATGGGCAATTATTGGTTCAGGAGCCATTTTGGAAGTCAGTGGATTATATTATTCCGGTCCCTTTGCATCCTAAAAAGCGGCATCAGCGGGGCTACAATCAGGCGGCGCGATGGGCGGCAGGTTTATCGGAAAGTTTGGGGGTGCCTTGGTCTGAGAAGTTTTTGTTGCGGGCTAGTTATACCGAAAGTCAAACTAGAAAGAGTCGAGAAGAGCGTTTTGCCAATGTTTCGGAAGCCTTTGTTTTGCGGCAGGCCGATAAGTTGCGGCATAAGCACATTATGCTGGTGGATGATGTGATGACGACTGGGGCCACTATTGAGGCTTGCGCAAAGCATTTATTGCAGGCTCAAATTTCGCTTAGTGTGGTTTGCATTGCTTTGGCGCCTTAG
- a CDS encoding transketolase, producing the protein MADIQYLEQMATQVRRDILRMVHAVQSGHPGGSMGCAEFFTALYFQQMEHNPAFSMEGKNEDLFFLSNGHISPVWYSVLARSGYFPIEELATFRHLNCRLQGHPTTHEGLPGIRVASGSLGQGLSVALGTALAKKMDGDSKLVYALCGDGELQEGQIWEAAMFAAHNKQDNVILTVDWNGQQIDGSNDDVLSLGNLPSKWESFGWKVLIGEKGNDMAAVLDYLAKAKAASGQGQPVVLLLKTDMGHGVDFMSGTHAWHGKAPSDEQLANALAQLPETLGDY; encoded by the coding sequence ATGGCAGATATTCAATATTTAGAGCAGATGGCCACGCAGGTCCGCCGTGATATTTTGCGGATGGTACATGCAGTGCAAAGTGGCCACCCTGGTGGTTCTATGGGCTGTGCAGAATTTTTTACGGCCCTTTACTTCCAGCAAATGGAGCATAATCCAGCCTTTTCTATGGAGGGCAAAAATGAAGATCTCTTCTTTTTGTCTAATGGGCATATTTCTCCTGTTTGGTATAGTGTTTTGGCTCGTTCGGGCTATTTTCCTATTGAAGAATTGGCCACTTTCCGTCATCTTAATTGCCGTTTGCAGGGGCATCCCACTACGCATGAGGGCTTGCCGGGCATTCGGGTAGCATCTGGTTCTTTGGGCCAAGGTCTTTCTGTGGCTTTGGGAACTGCTTTGGCCAAAAAAATGGATGGCGATAGCAAATTGGTCTATGCCCTTTGTGGGGATGGCGAATTGCAGGAAGGTCAAATTTGGGAAGCGGCTATGTTTGCGGCGCACAACAAACAAGATAACGTCATTTTGACCGTAGACTGGAACGGCCAGCAAATTGACGGCAGCAATGATGATGTTCTTAGCTTAGGTAATTTGCCCAGCAAATGGGAAAGCTTTGGCTGGAAAGTCTTGATTGGGGAAAAAGGCAATGATATGGCTGCTGTTTTAGACTATTTGGCCAAGGCCAAAGCGGCAAGTGGTCAAGGCCAACCTGTTGTTCTTTTGTTGAAAACAGATATGGGGCATGGGGTCGATTTTATGTCGGGTACACATGCTTGGCACGGCAAGGCGCCATCTGATGAACAATTGGCCAATGCACTGGCCCAATTGCCCGAAACCTTGGGCGATTATTAA
- a CDS encoding Nif3-like dinuclear metal center hexameric protein, with protein sequence MKIAEIVQFLEEVAPPAYQESYDNAGLILGQKNWDCTGAILCLDSLEEVVDEAIAKGCNLIIAHHPIVFFGLKKINGHSYIERILIKAIKADIAIYASHTNLDSMLRQGVNTKIAEKLGLKNLRILSPKKGLLLKLQTYVPAQNLEAVREALFAAGAGQIGNYSECSFEVKGQGSFKGNAQSQPHLGQKEQRHYEAEHKLEVILPKQLQNKVLAALKKAHPYEEVAYELIALENAHQEVGIGVVGELPEAQDSLAFLKSLKQSMATDCVKYTHIHQPKVQRIAICGGAGSFLLGAAKGAGADVFVTADYKYHEFFDADGQLIIADLGHYESEQFTIELFYELISQKFPNFTVHKTTVRTNPVNYL encoded by the coding sequence ATGAAAATTGCCGAAATTGTCCAATTCCTAGAAGAAGTAGCTCCTCCCGCTTATCAGGAGTCTTACGATAATGCAGGCCTTATTTTGGGCCAAAAAAACTGGGATTGTACAGGCGCTATTCTTTGCCTAGATAGCCTAGAAGAGGTGGTGGATGAAGCTATTGCTAAGGGCTGCAACCTTATTATTGCTCATCATCCCATTGTGTTTTTTGGCCTCAAGAAAATTAATGGACATAGCTATATTGAACGCATTCTGATTAAGGCCATTAAGGCCGATATTGCTATTTATGCCTCGCACACAAATTTAGATAGTATGCTGCGCCAAGGTGTAAATACCAAAATTGCAGAGAAATTGGGCCTCAAAAATCTCCGCATTTTATCGCCCAAAAAGGGCTTGTTGCTCAAGTTGCAGACTTATGTTCCCGCCCAAAATTTGGAAGCGGTTCGTGAGGCTCTTTTTGCCGCTGGAGCTGGCCAAATCGGAAATTATAGTGAATGCAGCTTTGAAGTGAAAGGCCAGGGTAGCTTTAAAGGGAATGCCCAGAGCCAGCCGCATTTGGGCCAAAAAGAACAACGCCATTACGAGGCCGAGCACAAATTAGAAGTAATTTTGCCCAAACAGCTACAAAATAAGGTCTTGGCTGCCTTGAAAAAGGCCCATCCCTATGAAGAAGTTGCCTACGAACTCATTGCCCTAGAAAATGCCCATCAAGAAGTGGGAATTGGGGTAGTTGGTGAGCTGCCCGAGGCCCAAGATAGCCTTGCTTTTCTAAAATCTTTGAAGCAAAGTATGGCCACCGATTGTGTGAAATATACCCATATTCATCAGCCTAAGGTCCAGCGAATTGCCATTTGTGGTGGAGCGGGAAGCTTTCTGCTAGGGGCTGCAAAAGGCGCTGGAGCAGACGTATTTGTCACGGCTGATTATAAATATCATGAGTTTTTTGATGCCGATGGCCAACTAATTATAGCTGATTTGGGCCATTATGAGTCTGAGCAGTTTACAATTGAACTGTTTTATGAGTTAATCAGCCAAAAATTTCCTAACTTTACGGTTCACAAAACGACCGTACGTACTAATCCTGTAAATTATTTATAA
- a CDS encoding M48 family metalloprotease — MYKHFSLALMFVALLLGSSACKKDQGINIFTLEQDKEFGAQLKTEIDANPAEYPLLPYAGNEAAYQYLYDMRDEILSSDELNYRSDFGWDLYIIQDDNTLNAFCAPGGYIYVYTGLIKFLDDADDLAGVLGHEIAHADQRHSTQQMTEAYGISTLLSVLAGDDPGMLAQIVTNLTSLSFSRSHERDADDHSVDYLCDTEYASNGASAFFQKLIDQGQSGSTPAFLSTHPNPDNRVQDINDRAAELGCSTTPKANAGYAAFKALLP, encoded by the coding sequence ATGTATAAGCATTTTTCTTTGGCCCTAATGTTTGTGGCCTTGCTCTTGGGTTCTTCTGCTTGCAAAAAGGACCAAGGCATTAACATTTTTACCTTAGAACAAGATAAGGAGTTTGGCGCACAGCTCAAGACGGAAATTGACGCAAATCCCGCCGAATATCCCTTGCTTCCCTATGCCGGCAATGAAGCCGCCTACCAATATCTCTACGATATGAGAGATGAGATTTTATCTTCGGATGAGCTTAATTATCGCAGCGACTTTGGCTGGGATCTTTATATCATTCAAGATGATAATACCCTAAACGCCTTTTGTGCGCCAGGAGGTTACATTTATGTCTACACTGGATTAATAAAGTTTTTAGATGATGCCGATGATTTAGCAGGCGTTTTGGGCCACGAAATTGCCCATGCTGACCAACGTCACTCTACACAGCAAATGACGGAAGCCTATGGCATTAGCACTTTGCTTTCGGTTTTAGCTGGAGATGATCCAGGTATGTTGGCCCAAATTGTGACTAATCTTACGAGCTTGAGCTTTAGCCGTAGCCATGAGCGCGATGCCGATGATCATTCTGTGGATTACCTTTGCGATACCGAATATGCCTCTAATGGCGCTTCGGCTTTTTTCCAGAAATTAATTGATCAAGGCCAATCGGGCTCTACGCCTGCTTTTTTGAGCACGCACCCGAATCCAGACAACCGGGTTCAAGATATCAACGATCGAGCTGCGGAATTAGGTTGCTCAACTACGCCCAAAGCCAATGCCGGTTACGCTGCTTTTAAAGCACTTTTGCCTTAA
- a CDS encoding SOS response-associated peptidase gives MCERFSFSAGRTRMKRVFNIDVAQPLQASYNIGPGNNAYVLTNKSTKLQIYRWGLVPRGAKDPGIGLSFPTAKAEGIEKRHSFRMPIRQHRCLVFADSFYVWEKSGQAHRILLPHQELMAFAGIWEHWEGAGGQLLKTFSLITVPANNELQALGQEQMPVLLLDGEDLRQWLVAQELSDALRLLQPLPSGILQQYPIGAAINQLENDFADLQRPLR, from the coding sequence ATGTGCGAACGTTTTTCTTTTAGTGCCGGTCGAACTCGGATGAAGCGAGTATTTAATATAGATGTAGCGCAGCCTCTACAGGCCTCCTATAATATTGGGCCGGGGAACAATGCTTATGTCTTGACGAATAAATCGACTAAACTGCAGATTTATCGCTGGGGGCTGGTACCTAGAGGGGCCAAAGATCCGGGCATTGGGCTGAGTTTTCCGACGGCTAAGGCGGAGGGAATTGAAAAGCGGCATTCTTTCCGTATGCCGATACGGCAGCATCGTTGTTTAGTTTTTGCCGATAGTTTTTACGTTTGGGAAAAAAGTGGTCAGGCGCATCGCATCTTGTTGCCTCATCAAGAGCTCATGGCCTTTGCGGGCATTTGGGAACATTGGGAAGGGGCCGGGGGGCAATTGTTGAAAACTTTTAGCTTGATTACGGTGCCGGCCAATAATGAATTGCAGGCATTGGGGCAAGAGCAAATGCCCGTCCTTTTATTGGATGGAGAAGATTTGCGGCAGTGGTTGGTGGCTCAAGAGCTATCAGATGCTCTTCGTTTATTGCAGCCTTTGCCTTCGGGGATTTTGCAGCAGTATCCAATTGGGGCGGCGATCAATCAGCTAGAGAATGATTTTGCTGATTTGCAGCGGCCTTTGCGCTAG